One genomic segment of Rhizobium viscosum includes these proteins:
- a CDS encoding helix-turn-helix domain-containing protein, giving the protein MTPFAEAVRKLRARKGVTQKQMAAALNVSPAYLSALEHGKRGVPSFDLLQRIAGYFNIIWDEAEELFLVASSSDPRVVVDTSGLPPEYTEFANRLAKRIRSLDSGDIARLSALLENGGKVDGKAS; this is encoded by the coding sequence GTGACGCCGTTTGCCGAAGCAGTTCGCAAGCTGCGCGCCCGCAAGGGCGTGACGCAGAAACAGATGGCTGCGGCGCTCAATGTTTCGCCCGCCTATCTCTCGGCGCTCGAGCACGGAAAGCGCGGCGTGCCGAGCTTCGATCTGCTGCAGCGCATCGCCGGCTATTTCAACATCATCTGGGATGAGGCCGAGGAACTCTTCCTCGTTGCTAGCTCTTCCGATCCGCGTGTGGTCGTCGATACTTCGGGGCTGCCGCCCGAATACACCGAATTTGCCAATCGCCTGGCCAAGCGAATCCGCAGCCTTGACAGCGGCGACATCGCCCGGTTATCGGCGCTTCTTGAAAATGGCGGCAAAGTGGACGGAAAAGCGTCATAA
- the mltA gene encoding murein transglycosylase A, whose product MSDTAGFALQAVSFDALEGWRDDDPSSLFEVMATCRRHISGTKPYRTGSLGLSSGDLLPLLEEAEAFRPSSANEARAFFERNCQAFRIVRADGVSGFVTAFYEPEIEVSGRQDATYRFPIYRRPDDLIDLDDQNRPGKLDGSYAFGRSRDRLIDAYPDRRDIDQGYLEGRGLEIAWTRSKVDLFFVHVQGAARLRYPDGRLGRITYAAKAGHPFSAIGKLLIDRGEIDRTKISMQSIRAWLASHPDQIDEVLWHNRSYIFFREAPVDDPNAGPIAAAKVSLLAGRSLAVDRLIHTFGFPFFVRSETLTHLDAGKPFQRLMLALDTGSAIVGPARGDIFTGSGYDAGELAGTVRNDADFAILIPNAAAARFL is encoded by the coding sequence ATGAGTGACACAGCCGGCTTCGCCCTTCAGGCAGTCAGTTTCGACGCATTGGAAGGCTGGAGGGATGACGATCCCTCCAGCCTTTTTGAAGTCATGGCTACCTGTCGCCGGCATATTTCCGGAACGAAACCTTATCGTACCGGCTCGCTGGGGCTGAGTTCAGGCGATCTCCTTCCGTTGCTGGAAGAAGCAGAGGCATTCCGTCCGTCTTCGGCGAACGAAGCACGTGCCTTTTTTGAAAGGAATTGTCAGGCATTCCGGATTGTCCGGGCCGACGGCGTCAGTGGTTTCGTTACCGCCTTCTACGAACCCGAAATCGAAGTTTCTGGCAGACAGGACGCGACCTACCGTTTTCCGATCTACCGGCGCCCGGACGACCTCATCGACCTCGATGATCAAAATCGTCCGGGCAAGCTCGATGGCTCCTACGCATTCGGGCGCTCGCGTGATAGGCTGATCGATGCCTATCCGGATCGTCGCGACATCGATCAGGGCTATCTCGAAGGCCGTGGTCTCGAGATCGCCTGGACGAGATCGAAGGTCGATCTTTTCTTTGTCCATGTGCAGGGCGCTGCCCGGCTGCGTTATCCGGATGGCAGACTTGGCCGCATCACCTACGCCGCAAAAGCCGGTCATCCATTTTCGGCGATCGGCAAGCTATTGATCGACCGGGGCGAGATCGACCGTACGAAAATTTCGATGCAGTCGATCCGTGCGTGGCTTGCCAGTCATCCGGACCAGATCGACGAAGTTCTCTGGCATAACCGGTCCTATATTTTCTTCCGGGAAGCGCCAGTCGACGATCCGAATGCAGGGCCGATCGCCGCCGCGAAGGTGTCGCTGCTCGCGGGGCGTTCGCTCGCCGTCGACCGCCTGATCCACACGTTCGGTTTTCCATTCTTCGTCCGCTCCGAAACCCTGACGCACCTTGATGCCGGTAAGCCGTTTCAACGGCTGATGCTGGCGCTGGATACCGGTTCGGCAATTGTCGGTCCCGCTCGCGGCGACATTTTCACCGGTTCGGGCTATGATGCAGGAGAGTTGGCGGGGACGGTACGCAATGATGCCGATTTCGCAATTCTCATCCCCAATGCCGCTGCAGCGAGGTTCCTCTGA
- a CDS encoding Smr/MutS family protein → MAKDRKLSSDERILWGRVARSTRPMPGKTDELTALDAFLAEAEAAAEQEKAEKQKTAIPLPQQPAMQAPVKQPSGVHHPLERPVKRKIAKGKLALEARIDLHGMVQSEAHSFLLDFLIRAHERGMRHVLVITGKGSSMGSEGALKRAVPLWFSKPEFRFLISSYEPAAHHHGGAGALYIRLSRRAGETS, encoded by the coding sequence ATGGCGAAGGACCGCAAGCTCAGCTCAGATGAGAGAATCCTCTGGGGCAGGGTCGCCCGCAGCACCCGGCCCATGCCCGGCAAGACCGATGAACTGACTGCGCTTGACGCCTTCCTGGCGGAGGCCGAAGCGGCTGCTGAACAGGAAAAGGCGGAAAAGCAGAAAACGGCTATACCGCTTCCGCAGCAACCGGCAATGCAGGCGCCCGTAAAACAGCCATCGGGCGTCCACCATCCACTGGAGCGGCCGGTCAAGCGCAAGATCGCCAAGGGCAAGCTGGCGCTGGAAGCGCGGATCGATCTTCACGGCATGGTCCAGAGCGAAGCGCATTCCTTCCTGCTCGATTTCCTGATCCGCGCGCATGAACGCGGCATGCGGCATGTTCTCGTCATTACAGGCAAAGGCAGTTCCATGGGCAGCGAAGGCGCCTTGAAGCGCGCTGTGCCGCTGTGGTTCTCCAAGCCGGAATTCCGTTTTCTAATTTCGTCCTATGAACCAGCCGCCCACCATCATGGTGGCGCCGGCGCCCTCTATATCCGCCTATCCCGGCGTGCCGGGGAAACATCGTGA
- a CDS encoding Tim44/TimA family putative adaptor protein has product MSSNDFITLFFLVAAVLIFFQLRSVLGRRTGNEKPPRDLYTPRDAAQNDTADAGKVVTLPRRDVNGEEEDRFSAIDAFAPAGTPLNESLRALNRADASFDPKEFLNGARMAYEMIVMAFADGDRKTLKNLLSREVYDGFDAAISDRENKGEKMKSTFVGIDKAEITHAETKGSEAQITVRIISQLISATYDKNDALIDGDAENVAEVNDLWTFARDTRSRDPNWKLVATESEHE; this is encoded by the coding sequence ATGAGTTCAAACGACTTCATCACATTATTTTTCTTGGTGGCGGCGGTGCTGATTTTCTTTCAGCTTCGGTCCGTTCTTGGACGCCGCACCGGAAATGAGAAGCCGCCGCGTGATCTCTATACGCCACGGGATGCCGCGCAGAACGATACGGCCGATGCCGGCAAGGTCGTAACCCTGCCGCGGCGCGATGTGAACGGGGAAGAGGAAGACCGTTTCTCTGCCATCGACGCTTTCGCACCGGCTGGCACGCCGCTGAACGAATCGCTGCGCGCGCTCAACAGAGCCGATGCCTCCTTCGACCCGAAGGAATTCTTGAATGGCGCCCGAATGGCCTACGAGATGATCGTCATGGCCTTTGCTGATGGCGACCGCAAGACGCTAAAGAACCTTCTCTCCAGAGAAGTCTATGACGGCTTCGACGCGGCGATCAGCGATCGCGAGAACAAGGGCGAGAAGATGAAGTCCACCTTCGTGGGCATCGACAAGGCCGAGATCACCCATGCCGAGACCAAGGGCAGTGAGGCGCAGATCACTGTACGTATCATCAGTCAGCTGATCTCTGCTACCTACGACAAGAACGACGCACTGATCGACGGCGATGCCGAAAATGTCGCCGAGGTCAACGATCTCTGGACCTTCGCTCGCGATACGCGATCGCGTGACCCCAACTGGAAACTCGTCGCGACCGAATCGGAACATGAGTGA